Proteins from a single region of Chromobacterium sp. ATCC 53434:
- the tilS gene encoding tRNA lysidine(34) synthetase TilS: MAVSRKTPPDPAASRLTLHWPDQLSGQCAFEVGLSGGLDSVALLALLCAERDRRPGLALSAVHVHHGLSPNADAWAEHCRRLCAELAVPLRVERVTVAAGGGDSLEAAAREARYAVYRGSSAGVIALAHHLDDQAETVLLQLLRGGGVRALAAMPALRELAAGKLLWRPLLHVTRDRLHDYVRARGLAWIDDESNLDTRYRRNLLRHDILPRIARAIPHYRSHLARAAALQADAAAVLDEVASADAAAAAVADGLSWPALAALSAPRRRLALLRWLETLGWAAPEPAALLEFLRQLDEAGVGASPQLELVQGHLLRYANVVQAWTKVQCHIGDSRLDWRGGEMQELPEWGGSLEWERRPLGLPESALAGGLCLRQRQGGEKLPARVGRREIKDLLREAGVPPLLRRRWPLLCDGGGELLALPGIAVSAARAAEPGWWPLWRPRRP, encoded by the coding sequence ATGGCCGTTTCAAGGAAGACGCCGCCTGATCCGGCGGCAAGCCGCCTGACCCTGCATTGGCCGGACCAGCTGTCCGGCCAATGTGCTTTTGAGGTCGGTCTGTCCGGCGGGCTGGACTCGGTGGCGCTGTTGGCGCTGTTGTGCGCCGAGCGCGATCGGCGGCCCGGTCTCGCGCTGTCCGCCGTCCATGTCCATCACGGCCTGAGCCCGAACGCCGACGCCTGGGCCGAGCATTGCCGACGGCTGTGCGCCGAGCTGGCCGTGCCGTTGCGCGTCGAGCGGGTGACGGTGGCGGCCGGAGGCGGGGACAGCCTGGAGGCGGCGGCGCGCGAGGCGCGTTATGCCGTCTACCGCGGCTCGAGCGCCGGCGTGATCGCGCTGGCCCATCATCTGGACGATCAGGCGGAGACGGTGCTGCTGCAGCTGCTGCGCGGCGGCGGCGTCCGCGCGCTGGCGGCGATGCCGGCGCTGCGGGAGCTGGCGGCCGGCAAGCTGTTGTGGCGGCCGCTGCTGCATGTCACGCGGGACCGGCTGCACGACTACGTCCGCGCCCGCGGACTGGCCTGGATCGACGACGAAAGCAATCTCGATACCCGCTACCGCCGCAATCTGCTGCGGCACGACATCCTGCCGCGCATCGCGCGCGCCATTCCCCATTACCGCAGCCATCTGGCGCGCGCGGCGGCCTTGCAGGCCGACGCCGCCGCCGTGCTGGACGAGGTGGCTTCGGCGGACGCCGCCGCGGCCGCCGTGGCCGACGGACTGTCCTGGCCGGCGCTGGCCGCCTTGTCGGCGCCGAGGCGGCGGCTGGCGCTGCTGCGCTGGCTGGAAACGCTGGGCTGGGCCGCGCCGGAACCGGCCGCCTTGCTGGAATTCCTGCGTCAGCTCGACGAGGCCGGCGTCGGCGCCAGTCCTCAGCTGGAGCTGGTTCAGGGTCATTTGTTGCGTTATGCCAACGTCGTGCAGGCCTGGACTAAAGTACAGTGTCATATTGGCGACAGCCGGCTCGATTGGCGGGGCGGAGAAATGCAGGAACTGCCGGAATGGGGCGGCAGCCTCGAGTGGGAGCGCAGGCCCCTGGGCCTGCCGGAATCGGCGCTGGCCGGCGGCCTGTGCCTGCGGCAGCGCCAGGGCGGAGAAAAGCTGCCGGCGCGGGTCGGCCGGCGCGAAATCAAGGACCTGCTGCGCGAGGCCGGCGTGCCGCCGCTGCTGCGGCGGCGCTGGCCCTTGCTGTGCGATGGCGGCGGCGAGCTGCTGGCGCTGCCGGGCATCGCCGTTTCCGCGGCCCGCGCCGCCGAGCCGGGCTGGTGGCCGTTGTGGCGGCCCCGGCGGCCGTGA
- a CDS encoding S41 family peptidase, with amino-acid sequence MVRRIPLPLSPCLFALSLFGQASAALPSAPSAVDDGALGYYRQAAAGPDGIVFAAEGELWSVSYDGGVARRLTGGPVDAAMPAISADGRWLAFVASYDGAPEVYLIPAAGGPTRRLTVDGDRGVRVEGWSRDGRVLVASSRYSGKPDTRLYLLDPASGRRAPLPLAQAAEACLDAEGRPTLFARQPQPSDNVVGYVGGQRQQLWSWRPGREARPAFPGHPGTSRQPMCDGDQTYFISDKGGRLNLWQARLSADGVLADSRPLTSYRDFEVRGASLARTAAGNRIVYTRAGAIHVLDPQTGVDRAPAIRLNSDFEQLRPRMIASPAPYLSALAVSPNGDRIAVVARGFVSVFPVGAGRRADVLADSGQRARELLFSADGKSLLITSDSSGEQEFWRVDARGGGPARQLSRGGDSPIYRPSLSPDGKKLVYADGQRRLWRLDAASGARKLLRQLDQGEFADFAWSPDSRYLAYAADAANDFSRLWLYDDASGAHQALSSDRYHARSPAFSPDGKVLYFLSDRNLDSEVSSPWGQRDPGPYFNKQAKIYGLLLDAAARWPFQPRDELARQNAGDEKGGKDEQDEQDGESAGADKAAKKAALVKLDAGANRRLYEVPLEPGNYDNLQVDAKRLYFTRADKPEAEQRQLLSLTIEAPDPTPAKPAVLSDGVKEYRLSADRKHLLLRREIAGQPGLLVVPAAAKLPTELDKHTVSLRDWALPLDPRAEWRQIFADTWRMHRDTVHLATLRAVDWNAARRRFEPLVDKVTSRQELNDVIAQMIAEIGIQHSQVGLRDGASAGDVGQLAADFSPVAGGLRIDAIWSGDAELLEERSPLARPEADLRVGDVIREINGQPLSSEYALASALRGQTGKQVLLKVGRGEAVRQVIVQPVNLSRDRQLRYLGWEGQRRQRVEKAAAGRIGYLHLQAMGKTDAARWAREYYPVFEREGLIIDLRRNNGGNIDQWLLEKLLRRVWVWWQPGNQLPAVSNPPHAFRGKVVALIDGDTYSDGETFALGLQRLGIATLIGERTAGAGMWLSDNNETRDKGIARAASMPQFVDDAGKRSWVVEGRGVTPDIEVDNPPWASFRGEDAQLEAAIRYLRQNLPAQAPTSPPAPAGGAQGSRFGGF; translated from the coding sequence GTGGTACGCCGCATCCCGCTTCCGCTGTCGCCCTGTCTGTTCGCGCTGAGCCTGTTCGGCCAGGCGTCCGCCGCCCTGCCCTCCGCGCCCAGCGCCGTGGACGACGGCGCGCTCGGCTATTACCGCCAGGCCGCCGCCGGACCGGACGGCATCGTCTTCGCCGCCGAGGGCGAGTTGTGGAGCGTGTCCTACGACGGCGGCGTGGCGCGCCGGCTGACCGGCGGCCCGGTCGACGCCGCCATGCCGGCGATTTCCGCCGACGGCCGCTGGCTGGCCTTCGTCGCCAGTTACGACGGCGCGCCCGAGGTCTATCTGATACCGGCCGCCGGCGGCCCGACCCGACGCCTGACGGTGGACGGCGACCGAGGCGTGCGGGTCGAGGGCTGGAGCCGGGACGGCCGGGTGCTGGTCGCCAGCAGCCGCTACAGCGGCAAGCCCGACACCCGGCTCTACCTGCTGGACCCGGCCAGCGGCCGACGCGCGCCGCTGCCGCTGGCCCAGGCGGCCGAGGCCTGTCTCGACGCCGAGGGCCGGCCTACGCTGTTCGCCCGCCAGCCGCAACCGTCGGACAATGTGGTCGGCTATGTCGGCGGCCAGCGGCAGCAGCTGTGGAGCTGGCGGCCGGGCCGGGAGGCCAGGCCCGCCTTCCCGGGCCACCCCGGTACCAGCCGCCAGCCGATGTGCGACGGCGACCAGACCTATTTCATCAGCGACAAGGGCGGCCGGCTGAATCTGTGGCAGGCGCGGCTCTCCGCCGACGGCGTGCTCGCCGACAGCCGGCCGCTGACTTCTTACCGCGATTTCGAAGTGCGCGGCGCCAGCCTGGCCCGCACCGCCGCCGGCAACCGCATCGTCTATACCCGCGCCGGCGCCATCCACGTGCTCGATCCGCAGACCGGCGTCGACCGCGCGCCGGCGATACGGCTCAATTCCGACTTCGAGCAGCTGCGGCCGCGGATGATCGCCAGTCCGGCGCCTTATCTGTCGGCGCTGGCGGTATCGCCGAACGGCGACCGCATCGCCGTCGTCGCGCGCGGTTTCGTATCGGTGTTCCCGGTCGGCGCCGGGCGCCGCGCCGACGTGCTGGCCGACAGCGGCCAGCGCGCGCGCGAACTGCTTTTCTCCGCCGACGGCAAATCGCTGCTGATCACCAGCGACAGCAGCGGCGAACAGGAATTCTGGCGCGTCGACGCCCGCGGCGGCGGCCCCGCCCGTCAGCTGAGCCGCGGCGGCGACTCGCCGATCTACCGACCCAGCCTCTCCCCCGACGGCAAAAAGCTGGTCTACGCCGACGGCCAGCGACGCCTGTGGCGGCTGGATGCCGCCAGCGGCGCCAGGAAGCTGCTGCGCCAGCTGGACCAGGGCGAGTTCGCCGATTTCGCCTGGTCGCCGGACAGCCGCTACCTCGCCTACGCCGCCGACGCCGCCAACGATTTCAGCCGGCTGTGGCTATACGACGATGCCAGCGGCGCGCACCAGGCGCTGTCCAGCGACCGCTACCACGCCCGCAGCCCGGCCTTCTCGCCGGACGGCAAGGTGCTGTACTTCCTCAGCGACCGCAATCTCGACTCGGAAGTGTCCAGCCCCTGGGGCCAGCGCGATCCCGGCCCCTACTTCAACAAGCAGGCCAAGATCTACGGCCTGCTGCTGGACGCCGCCGCGCGCTGGCCGTTCCAGCCGCGCGACGAACTGGCGCGCCAGAACGCCGGCGACGAGAAAGGCGGCAAGGACGAACAGGACGAACAGGACGGCGAATCGGCCGGCGCCGACAAGGCCGCCAAGAAGGCCGCGCTGGTCAAACTGGACGCCGGCGCCAACCGCCGGCTGTACGAGGTGCCGCTGGAACCGGGCAATTACGACAATCTGCAGGTCGACGCCAAGCGCCTGTACTTCACCCGCGCCGACAAGCCGGAAGCGGAGCAGCGGCAGTTGCTGAGCCTGACGATAGAGGCGCCGGACCCGACCCCGGCCAAGCCCGCGGTCCTCAGCGACGGCGTCAAAGAGTACCGGTTGTCGGCCGACCGCAAGCACCTGCTGCTGCGGCGCGAAATCGCCGGCCAACCCGGCCTGCTGGTGGTGCCGGCCGCCGCCAAATTGCCGACCGAGCTGGACAAGCACACCGTCAGCCTGAGGGACTGGGCGCTGCCGCTGGATCCGCGCGCAGAATGGCGGCAGATCTTCGCCGACACCTGGCGCATGCATCGCGACACCGTGCATCTGGCCACGCTGCGCGCGGTCGACTGGAACGCGGCGCGGCGTCGTTTCGAGCCGCTGGTGGACAAGGTGACCAGCCGCCAGGAATTGAACGACGTGATCGCCCAGATGATCGCCGAAATCGGCATCCAGCACAGCCAGGTCGGCCTGCGCGACGGCGCGTCGGCCGGCGACGTCGGCCAATTGGCGGCCGACTTCAGCCCGGTCGCCGGCGGTCTGCGGATCGACGCGATCTGGAGCGGCGACGCCGAACTGCTGGAGGAGCGCTCGCCGCTGGCGCGCCCGGAGGCCGACCTCCGCGTCGGCGACGTCATCCGCGAAATCAACGGCCAGCCGCTCTCCAGCGAATACGCGCTGGCCAGCGCGCTGCGGGGCCAGACAGGCAAACAGGTTCTGCTGAAGGTCGGCCGCGGCGAAGCCGTCCGCCAGGTCATCGTCCAGCCGGTCAACCTGAGCCGCGACCGCCAGCTGCGCTATCTGGGCTGGGAAGGACAACGCCGACAGCGGGTGGAGAAGGCGGCGGCGGGACGCATCGGCTATCTGCACCTGCAGGCGATGGGCAAGACCGACGCCGCGCGCTGGGCGCGCGAATACTATCCGGTGTTCGAACGCGAAGGGCTGATCATAGACTTGCGCCGCAACAACGGCGGCAATATCGACCAGTGGCTGCTGGAAAAGCTGCTGCGCCGCGTCTGGGTATGGTGGCAGCCGGGCAACCAGCTGCCGGCCGTCTCCAATCCGCCGCACGCCTTCCGCGGCAAGGTGGTGGCGCTGATAGACGGCGACACCTATTCGGACGGCGAGACCTTCGCGCTGGGCCTGCAACGGCTGGGCATCGCCACGCTGATAGGCGAGCGCACCGCCGGCGCCGGCATGTGGCTCAGCGACAATAACGAGACGCGCGACAAGGGCATCGCCCGCGCCGCCAGCATGCCGCAATTCGTCGACGACGCCGGCAAGCGCAGCTGGGTGGTGGAGGGGCGCGGCGTGACGCCGGACATCGAGGTGGACAATCCGCCGTGGGCCAGCTTCCGCGGCGAGGACGCCCAGCTGGAGGCGGCCATCCGCTACCTGCGGCAAAACCTGCCGGCCCAGGCGCCGACCTCGCCGCCGGCGCCGGCCGGCGGCGCGCAAGGCAGCCGCTTCGGCGGCTTCTAG
- a CDS encoding TonB-dependent receptor yields the protein MKQPHYLRPVALAVLAALSSPAALADSTQLETVTITGAGDKLGVGLLQQQEGARARSDVSKAALEKQSPTSNIYQGINMLPGVNASSQDNTGMFGGALTIRGFNSDQIGVTINGVPVNDSGSYNVYPQEFVDLENLCQGSVTQGSSDTDAPHMGASGGNMSFVTCDPEKERRVRFAQSLGSNSLQRTYIRGDTGLFADGKARAFASYSHSETDKWKGAGGMKRDHVDTGIRYDFSGGYINASVLYNRQIGNAFGTPTLQQLQQTGYGYDYATSFIPGHLTPKNGTAQKETGPTPAYYQLQQNPFENVIAKVDAVLKLGPDTRVKIQPYFWYGYGGATSQQTQSESAFLNKSTHTDTAAKDLNGDGDTLDTIVVNGSSITRTRRPGITVTMEQSLGNHLLQAGVWYERAQHIQTGPESLTNADGSPQDPWMQSNLVTRPDGSLYQYRDWETVSTATQLFAIGTFNFLDDRLGINAGLRTPQIKREFTNHANDGCGASSKTCAAAYDYTINKTYRETLPSFGMRYYLAPKQQVFFNITKNYRAVPNYAYSSSNGNVQVVNGQVVMTNDVVPETSVNTDLGYRWQGDIVTLSGSLFNVDFRNRQANSYDPVTLKSVNINAGGVHTWGGEIELGTVPVKGWSAYASFTSNHSEIQNNLNWKDPSGNNTMLQTQGNDFPMTPRWMAALSLQYSPGAWYVRTDVKHTGKQFATLVNDEVVPEYTTVDLDAGYRFGNMGMLKNPTLKLNLSNLFSTSYRIPSSYKVNAADTVRYNLGAPRSVAVTLSVDM from the coding sequence ATGAAACAACCTCACTATCTGCGCCCCGTCGCGCTCGCGGTCCTGGCCGCGCTGAGCAGTCCGGCCGCGCTGGCGGACAGCACCCAGCTGGAAACCGTCACCATCACCGGCGCCGGCGACAAGCTGGGAGTCGGCTTGCTGCAGCAACAGGAAGGCGCGCGCGCGCGCAGCGACGTCAGCAAGGCCGCGCTGGAGAAACAAAGCCCGACCTCGAACATCTACCAGGGCATCAATATGTTGCCCGGCGTCAACGCGTCCAGCCAGGACAACACCGGCATGTTCGGCGGCGCGCTGACCATACGCGGCTTCAACTCCGACCAGATCGGCGTCACCATCAACGGCGTGCCGGTCAACGACTCCGGCAGCTACAATGTGTATCCGCAGGAATTCGTCGACCTGGAAAACCTGTGCCAGGGCTCGGTCACCCAGGGCTCCAGCGACACCGACGCGCCGCACATGGGCGCCAGCGGCGGCAATATGAGCTTCGTCACCTGCGATCCGGAAAAGGAGCGCCGCGTGCGCTTCGCCCAAAGCCTGGGCAGCAACAGCCTGCAGCGCACCTATATCCGCGGCGACACCGGCCTGTTCGCCGACGGCAAGGCCCGCGCCTTCGCCAGCTATTCGCACAGCGAAACCGACAAGTGGAAAGGCGCCGGCGGCATGAAGCGCGACCACGTCGACACCGGCATCCGCTATGACTTCAGCGGCGGCTACATCAACGCGTCCGTGCTGTACAACCGCCAGATCGGCAATGCCTTCGGCACCCCGACGCTGCAGCAGCTGCAGCAGACCGGTTACGGCTACGATTACGCCACCAGCTTCATTCCCGGCCATCTGACGCCGAAAAACGGCACCGCGCAGAAGGAAACCGGCCCGACCCCCGCCTACTACCAGCTGCAGCAAAACCCGTTCGAGAACGTGATCGCCAAGGTGGACGCCGTGTTGAAGCTCGGTCCAGACACCCGCGTCAAGATCCAGCCCTACTTCTGGTACGGCTACGGCGGCGCCACCAGCCAGCAGACCCAGTCCGAGAGCGCCTTCCTGAACAAGTCCACCCATACCGACACGGCCGCCAAGGACTTGAACGGCGACGGCGACACGCTGGACACCATCGTGGTCAACGGCAGCAGCATCACCCGCACCCGCCGCCCCGGCATCACCGTCACCATGGAGCAGAGCCTGGGCAACCACCTGCTGCAGGCCGGCGTATGGTACGAGCGGGCCCAGCACATCCAGACCGGTCCGGAGAGCCTGACCAACGCCGACGGCAGCCCGCAGGACCCGTGGATGCAGTCCAATCTGGTCACCCGTCCAGACGGCAGTCTGTACCAGTATCGCGACTGGGAAACCGTCAGCACCGCCACCCAGCTGTTCGCCATCGGCACGTTCAACTTCCTGGACGACCGCCTCGGCATCAACGCCGGCCTGCGCACGCCGCAGATCAAGCGCGAGTTCACCAACCACGCCAACGACGGCTGCGGCGCCTCCAGCAAGACCTGCGCGGCGGCCTACGACTACACGATCAACAAGACCTACCGCGAAACCCTGCCCAGCTTCGGCATGCGCTACTACCTGGCGCCCAAGCAGCAAGTGTTCTTCAACATCACCAAGAACTACCGCGCGGTGCCGAACTACGCCTACAGCAGCAGCAACGGCAATGTGCAGGTGGTCAACGGCCAAGTGGTGATGACCAACGACGTGGTGCCGGAAACCTCGGTCAATACCGACCTGGGCTACCGCTGGCAGGGCGACATCGTGACGCTCAGCGGCTCGCTGTTCAACGTGGACTTCCGCAACCGCCAGGCCAACTCCTATGACCCGGTGACGCTGAAATCGGTGAACATCAACGCCGGCGGCGTGCATACCTGGGGCGGCGAGATCGAACTGGGCACCGTGCCGGTCAAGGGCTGGAGCGCCTACGCCTCGTTCACCAGCAACCACAGCGAGATCCAGAACAATCTGAACTGGAAGGACCCGTCCGGCAACAACACCATGCTGCAGACCCAGGGCAACGACTTCCCGATGACGCCGCGCTGGATGGCCGCGCTGTCGCTGCAATACTCGCCGGGCGCCTGGTATGTCCGCACCGACGTCAAGCACACCGGCAAGCAGTTCGCCACCCTGGTCAACGACGAGGTGGTGCCGGAATACACGACGGTGGACCTGGATGCCGGCTACCGCTTCGGCAATATGGGCATGCTGAAGAATCCGACGCTGAAGCTGAACCTCAGCAATTTGTTCAGCACCAGCTACCGCATTCCGAGCTCGTACAAGGTCAACGCCGCCGACACCGTGCGCTACAACCTGGGCGCGCCGCGCAGCGTCGCCGTGACGCTGTCGGTCGACATGTAA
- a CDS encoding UDP-2,3-diacylglucosamine diphosphatase yields the protein MAIHFISDLHLADDTPALTRLFLDTLAGWRGRIAALYILGDLFEYWVGDDDDSPYLEEALAALRAFAAETPLFVMRGNRDFLFGTGFETRSGARLLDDPTLIEAHGRRILLSHGDALCADDAAYQQFRAVSRSPEWQQAMLARPLAERHAIARHARAQSEMNKQANGLSAISDVTETTVRELLAAHDWPTLIHGHTHRPGHHRHQAGDNHAERWVIRDWHGDAGGYLLLDDAGIQALPLGG from the coding sequence ATGGCCATCCATTTCATTTCCGATCTGCACCTCGCCGACGACACGCCGGCGCTCACCCGGCTGTTCCTTGACACGCTCGCCGGCTGGCGCGGCCGGATAGCGGCGCTGTACATCCTGGGCGACCTGTTCGAATACTGGGTGGGCGACGACGACGATTCGCCGTATCTGGAGGAGGCGCTGGCGGCGCTGCGCGCCTTCGCCGCCGAGACGCCGCTGTTCGTGATGCGCGGCAACCGCGATTTCCTGTTCGGCACCGGCTTCGAGACCCGCAGCGGCGCCAGGCTGCTGGACGACCCGACGCTGATCGAGGCCCATGGCCGGCGCATCCTGCTCAGCCACGGCGACGCGCTGTGCGCCGACGATGCCGCCTACCAGCAGTTCCGCGCCGTCAGCCGCAGCCCCGAGTGGCAGCAAGCGATGCTGGCCAGACCGCTGGCCGAGCGCCACGCCATCGCCCGCCACGCGCGCGCGCAAAGCGAAATGAACAAGCAGGCCAACGGCCTGAGCGCCATTTCCGACGTCACCGAGACCACCGTGCGGGAACTGCTGGCCGCCCACGATTGGCCGACGCTGATCCACGGCCACACTCACCGCCCCGGCCACCACCGGCACCAGGCCGGCGACAACCATGCCGAACGCTGGGTGATCCGGGACTGGCACGGCGATGCCGGCGGCTATCTGCTGCTGGACGACGCCGGCATCCAGGCGCTGCCGCTGGGCGGCTGA
- a CDS encoding peptidylprolyl isomerase has protein sequence MIKLTTNFGEITLELNHEKAPQTAANFEQYVKSGHYDGTVFHRVINGFMIQGGGFDADMNQKPTQDPIQNEANNGLSNKTYTVAMARTMDPHSASAQFFINVSDNDFLDFKSESSQGWGYAVFGQVVAGQEVVDRIKTVRTGRNGMHQDVPVDPVVLEKAEIV, from the coding sequence ATGATCAAACTGACGACCAACTTCGGCGAAATCACGCTGGAACTGAACCACGAGAAGGCGCCGCAAACCGCCGCCAACTTCGAGCAATACGTGAAGAGCGGCCATTACGACGGCACCGTCTTCCATCGCGTGATCAACGGCTTCATGATCCAGGGCGGCGGCTTCGACGCCGACATGAACCAGAAGCCGACTCAGGATCCGATCCAGAACGAGGCCAACAACGGCCTGTCCAACAAGACCTACACCGTCGCGATGGCCCGCACGATGGACCCGCACTCCGCGTCGGCGCAGTTCTTCATCAACGTCTCCGACAACGACTTCCTCGACTTCAAGTCGGAAAGCAGCCAGGGCTGGGGTTACGCCGTGTTCGGCCAGGTCGTCGCCGGCCAGGAAGTCGTCGACCGCATCAAGACCGTCCGCACCGGCCGCAACGGCATGCACCAGGACGTGCCGGTCGATCCGGTCGTGCTGGAAAAGGCCGAAATCGTCTAA
- a CDS encoding peptidylprolyl isomerase, whose translation MKKLICSLTLAMLPALALAAPVVEMSTNKGNIEITLDQARAPKSVANFVAYAKAGHYNGTVFHRVIDGFMIQGGGFDTKLNQKPTRAPIANEAGNGLKNDVGTIAMARTADPNSATAQFFINVAGNDFLNYKSSTPQGAGYAVFGKVTKGMDVVNRIAKTRTGSMNGMDDVPFEPIVIQKVTVKP comes from the coding sequence ATGAAGAAACTGATCTGCAGTCTGACCCTGGCCATGCTGCCGGCGCTGGCGCTGGCCGCTCCGGTGGTGGAAATGAGCACCAACAAGGGCAATATCGAAATCACGCTGGACCAGGCCCGCGCGCCGAAGAGCGTGGCCAATTTCGTCGCCTACGCCAAGGCCGGCCATTACAACGGCACGGTGTTCCATCGCGTGATCGACGGCTTCATGATTCAGGGCGGCGGCTTCGACACCAAGCTCAACCAGAAGCCGACGCGCGCGCCCATCGCCAACGAGGCCGGCAACGGGCTGAAGAACGATGTCGGCACCATCGCGATGGCGCGGACCGCCGATCCCAATTCCGCCACCGCCCAGTTCTTCATCAACGTCGCCGGCAACGACTTCCTGAACTACAAGTCGTCGACGCCGCAGGGCGCCGGCTACGCGGTGTTCGGCAAGGTCACCAAGGGGATGGATGTGGTCAACCGGATCGCCAAGACGCGCACCGGCAGCATGAACGGCATGGACGACGTGCCGTTCGAACCCATCGTCATCCAGAAAGTCACCGTCAAACCGTAA
- a CDS encoding OmpP1/FadL family transporter, with protein sequence MHPLLRPRLLPCAVAALFTAAPAVQAAGFQLTEQSVAGLGRAYAGAGVAGDDLSAVFYNPAGMTLLSGTRVQGGATYAEIDAPFHGSNTSTTVNPLTRQVVGVSAGAANDNGRAPGEFIPHAYLTHQLSDKLYAGIGLTTPFGLGARYSDNWGGRDNGISSSIKTLDINPSLAYKLDERWSFGAGVSAQYAKAHLKKGAYLPGATGEIKADSWGFGYNLGVMYSYGPDSRVGLSYRSKIHHQAEGDYINSGFPTQGALAPLGLKLNGTFAGSADVTAPESLLLSGYHKLNGKFAVGAAARWTHWSRFDQLVIKGSPAFGPIDTTTRIDNHWKNSWMLSLGGDYFYNDALTLRAGLGYETTPVPNAQHRNALIPDADRVWLSLGGSYQINKQARVDLGYAYLRAVGDTKIDNNSQSPFGSRSRLQGEYSSITGHLLGLQMQYRF encoded by the coding sequence ATGCATCCGCTTCTCCGCCCCCGCTTGCTGCCTTGCGCCGTCGCCGCGCTGTTCACCGCCGCTCCCGCCGTCCAGGCCGCCGGTTTTCAGCTGACCGAGCAGAGCGTCGCCGGACTGGGCCGCGCCTACGCCGGCGCCGGCGTCGCCGGCGACGACCTGTCCGCCGTGTTCTACAATCCGGCCGGCATGACCCTGCTGTCCGGCACCCGCGTCCAGGGTGGCGCCACCTACGCCGAAATCGACGCGCCGTTCCACGGCAGCAATACCAGCACCACGGTGAATCCGCTGACGCGCCAAGTCGTCGGCGTCAGCGCCGGCGCGGCCAACGACAACGGCCGCGCGCCGGGCGAATTCATTCCCCACGCCTATCTGACCCACCAGCTCAGCGACAAGCTGTACGCCGGCATCGGCCTGACCACGCCGTTCGGCCTCGGCGCGCGCTACAGCGACAACTGGGGCGGCCGCGACAACGGCATCTCCAGCTCCATCAAGACGCTGGACATCAATCCGTCGCTGGCCTACAAGCTGGACGAGCGCTGGAGCTTCGGCGCCGGCGTGTCGGCCCAGTACGCGAAGGCGCATCTGAAGAAGGGCGCCTACCTGCCAGGCGCTACCGGCGAGATCAAGGCCGACAGCTGGGGCTTCGGCTACAACCTGGGCGTGATGTATTCGTATGGCCCGGACAGCCGCGTCGGCCTGTCCTACCGTTCCAAGATTCATCACCAGGCCGAGGGCGACTACATCAATTCCGGCTTCCCGACCCAGGGCGCGCTGGCGCCGCTGGGCCTGAAGCTGAACGGCACCTTCGCCGGCTCGGCCGATGTGACCGCGCCGGAATCGCTGCTGTTGAGCGGCTATCACAAGCTGAACGGCAAGTTCGCCGTCGGCGCCGCAGCGCGCTGGACCCACTGGAGCCGCTTCGACCAACTGGTGATCAAGGGCAGCCCGGCCTTCGGCCCGATCGACACCACCACCCGCATCGACAACCACTGGAAGAACAGCTGGATGCTGTCGCTGGGCGGCGACTACTTCTACAACGACGCGCTGACGCTGCGCGCCGGTCTCGGCTATGAAACCACGCCGGTGCCGAACGCCCAGCACCGCAACGCGCTGATTCCGGACGCCGACCGCGTCTGGCTGAGCCTGGGCGGCAGCTACCAGATCAACAAGCAGGCCCGCGTCGACCTCGGCTACGCCTATTTGCGCGCCGTCGGCGACACCAAGATAGACAATAACTCGCAAAGCCCGTTCGGCAGCCGCAGCCGGCTGCAGGGCGAGTATTCGTCGATCACCGGCCATCTGCTCGGCCTGCAGATGCAGTACCGCTTCTGA
- a CDS encoding cysteine dioxygenase family protein encodes MKVSSPYPPPPALSPSLAASIDQLAQYRTPLNLEQIRQFYHSLHLCPADLLPFRQFGAEQYRRNRIHADDCCELLLLCWRVGQRSPIHNHRGSLCGVRIIEGVATETVFEQTPAGLVASRETRELAAGSLVINGHVDIHQVANLHPDGADLVTLHLYSPPLARMELFGMEPQQRRFRHCDDRLEYQI; translated from the coding sequence ATGAAAGTGTCATCCCCGTATCCGCCGCCGCCCGCCCTCAGCCCCAGTCTGGCCGCCTCGATCGACCAACTGGCGCAATACCGGACCCCGCTGAATCTGGAACAGATCCGCCAGTTCTACCACTCGCTGCACCTCTGCCCCGCCGACCTGCTGCCGTTCCGGCAATTCGGCGCCGAGCAGTACCGGCGCAACCGCATCCATGCCGACGACTGCTGCGAGCTGCTGCTGCTGTGCTGGCGCGTCGGCCAGCGCAGCCCCATCCACAACCATCGCGGCAGCCTGTGCGGCGTGCGGATCATCGAGGGCGTGGCCACCGAGACGGTGTTCGAGCAGACGCCGGCCGGCCTGGTGGCCTCGCGCGAGACGCGCGAGCTGGCGGCCGGCAGCCTGGTGATCAACGGCCATGTCGACATCCACCAGGTGGCCAATCTGCACCCCGACGGCGCCGACCTGGTGACCCTGCACCTGTACTCGCCGCCGCTGGCCCGGATGGAGCTGTTCGGCATGGAGCCGCAACAACGGCGCTTCCGCCATTGCGACGACCGCCTGGAATACCAGATCTGA